In Pseudomonas sp. ADAK18, a single window of DNA contains:
- a CDS encoding colicin immunity domain-containing protein, producing the protein MSLTILEFARSYVAGRLKSEIFSEAYIELWKIERDSNVLQLDEPSLSECLSSIFCAADMYESNESREEYEFDDERLRVEVASLLQKIVAD; encoded by the coding sequence ATGAGTCTTACTATCTTGGAGTTTGCAAGATCGTATGTGGCGGGAAGGCTGAAATCCGAAATTTTTTCTGAAGCGTATATTGAGCTTTGGAAAATTGAGCGGGATAGCAATGTCCTTCAGCTCGATGAGCCTTCGTTGAGCGAGTGTTTGTCCAGTATTTTTTGTGCTGCGGATATGTACGAGTCAAACGAATCAAGGGAAGAGTATGAATTTGACGATGAAAGACTTAGAGTTGAAGTCGCGAGCTTGCTGCAAAAAATAGTCGCTGATTAG
- a CDS encoding deaminase domain-containing protein codes for MDVRAGLPSGLRRSGNVAVAEIDIPGIPKQMAAHSQVSDAGKGLVGSGNGNFVAQSVPNKAGDLVYRGIDTEYKILDNIADQLGRNTSARGTVNILTEKAACASCLNVAEQFKAKYPNITVNILDNQGVMLRPPRKTP; via the coding sequence ATGGACGTTCGAGCTGGGTTGCCGTCTGGCTTACGGCGAAGTGGTAACGTAGCTGTCGCGGAAATAGATATTCCCGGAATACCTAAGCAGATGGCCGCACACAGCCAAGTCTCTGATGCTGGTAAGGGGCTTGTCGGCTCCGGAAATGGGAATTTTGTCGCTCAATCTGTACCCAATAAGGCTGGAGACTTGGTTTATCGGGGAATAGATACGGAATACAAAATTCTAGATAATATCGCTGACCAGTTGGGGAGAAATACCTCCGCAAGAGGAACAGTAAATATCCTTACGGAGAAAGCGGCTTGTGCCAGCTGTCTGAATGTGGCTGAGCAGTTCAAGGCGAAGTACCCCAATATTACCGTTAATATTCTTGATAATCAGGGTGTTATGCTGCGCCCTCCGAGGAAGACGCCGTAA
- the imm2 gene encoding Imm2 family immunity protein, whose translation MEDRVTYGEIRAWFLGSYYSYCKVKLSHQSSWAEGESEVGYAYGELENSFELPIEKLMLEVIALILSAGRSPEKVQKYHLDTISKLLEEFELSSILEDLPSDEVVELKDDLRLLGVC comes from the coding sequence ATGGAAGACAGAGTGACTTATGGTGAAATCCGGGCTTGGTTTCTGGGTAGCTATTATAGCTATTGCAAGGTCAAGCTCAGCCACCAAAGCTCATGGGCTGAAGGTGAAAGTGAAGTGGGTTATGCCTATGGCGAGCTTGAAAACTCATTTGAATTGCCTATTGAAAAGTTAATGCTCGAAGTTATAGCACTTATTCTTTCAGCAGGGCGATCTCCGGAAAAGGTCCAGAAGTATCATCTGGATACCATCTCTAAATTGTTAGAGGAGTTTGAACTCTCCTCTATCTTGGAAGATCTGCCTTCTGATGAAGTCGTGGAGCTTAAAGATGACCTTAGATTATTAGGTGTATGTTAA
- a CDS encoding IS3 family transposase (programmed frameshift), producing the protein MTKQRRSFSAEFKREAADLVLKQNYSYIEASRSLGVGESALRRWVDQVQQEHQGVTPQGKALTPEQQKIQELEARIARLEREKSIPKKGYPALDVGRSRAFALIDQLSVHEPVDWLCKVFEVTRSCYYAQRLRRRTPDVERLRLRSRVNELFTQSRSAAGSRSILSMLREDGEQLGRFKVRSLMRELDLVSKQPGSHAYKRATVERLDIPNILNREFDVPAPNQVWCGDITYIWAQGKWHYLAVVLDLCTRRVVGWALSEKPDADLVIKALDMAYEQRGRPQGLLFHSDQGAQYASRLFRQRLWRYRMRQSMSRRGNCWDNAPMERVFRSLKTEWIPTTGYRTAQEAQRDISHFLMHRYNWVRPHQLNGGLAPARAEEKLNVVSGIS; encoded by the exons ATGACCAAACAACGCCGCTCCTTTTCTGCTGAATTCAAACGCGAGGCTGCCGACCTCGTGCTCAAGCAAAACTACAGCTACATCGAAGCCAGCCGTTCACTGGGTGTCGGCGAGTCGGCCCTGCGTCGCTGGGTTGATCAGGTTCAGCAGGAGCACCAAGGCGTCACTCCGCAGGGCAAAGCCCTGACCCCGGAACAGCAGAAAATCCAGGAATTGGAAGCTCGTATCGCTCGGCTTGAGCGAGAGAAATCCATCC CTAAAAAAGGCTACCCCGCTCTTGATGTCGGAAGATCACGAGCGTTCGCGCTGATTGACCAACTGAGCGTCCACGAGCCGGTTGATTGGCTGTGCAAGGTGTTTGAAGTCACTCGCTCGTGTTATTACGCCCAGCGTCTCAGGCGCCGGACTCCCGACGTTGAGCGGCTTCGGCTGCGCAGCCGGGTCAATGAACTGTTCACGCAAAGTCGCAGTGCCGCGGGTAGTCGTAGCATCTTATCGATGCTGCGCGAAGACGGTGAGCAGCTCGGACGATTCAAAGTGCGCAGCCTGATGCGCGAGCTTGACCTCGTCAGTAAACAGCCCGGATCACATGCCTATAAACGAGCGACGGTTGAACGGTTGGATATCCCGAACATCTTGAATCGAGAGTTCGATGTTCCGGCACCCAATCAGGTCTGGTGCGGCGACATCACCTACATCTGGGCCCAGGGGAAATGGCATTATCTGGCTGTCGTGCTGGATCTTTGTACGCGCCGGGTGGTGGGCTGGGCGTTGTCGGAAAAACCGGACGCTGATCTGGTTATCAAGGCGCTGGATATGGCTTACGAGCAACGAGGAAGACCTCAGGGTCTGCTGTTTCACTCGGATCAAGGGGCGCAGTATGCGAGTCGTTTATTTCGCCAACGGCTGTGGCGTTATCGCATGCGCCAGAGCATGAGTCGTCGGGGAAATTGCTGGGACAATGCGCCAATGGAGCGCGTATTCCGCAGCTTGAAAACGGAATGGATACCGACCACGGGTTACCGAACGGCTCAAGAAGCCCAGCGCGATATCAGCCACTTCTTGATGCATCGGTACAACTGGGTTCGACCCCATCAACTCAACGGTGGGCTGGCGCCAGCTCGGGCCGAAGAAAAACTTAACGTCGTGTCCGGTATTAGTTGA
- a CDS encoding Arc family DNA-binding protein, whose product MQSNREPFIVRLPIQLHAQIKSTAKADRRSMNNEIVGRLERSFEGSQTKTADDIIKILLLQKIEFLEKKVKAYELACRYSAE is encoded by the coding sequence ATGCAAAGCAATCGTGAGCCTTTTATTGTGCGCCTCCCAATTCAGCTTCATGCGCAAATTAAGAGTACTGCAAAGGCAGACAGGCGGAGCATGAACAATGAAATCGTTGGAAGGCTGGAGAGGTCTTTTGAGGGGAGTCAGACCAAGACTGCAGATGACATCATAAAAATTCTTCTGTTGCAGAAAATCGAATTCCTGGAGAAAAAAGTCAAAGCTTATGAGCTCGCGTGTAGGTACTCGGCGGAGTGA
- a CDS encoding histidine phosphatase family protein: protein MINGSLSKVLISIGFVSAAFIAYDTFAKNTVEDLGANNKLAQSGIFDDWESGSVILLIRHEERCDRSSNPCLGPEDGITLFGSQKAKETGALIRSHFLLDNSDIFTSPTTRTVQTSEFMLGKSILLPGRETICGSDIVKKLQKHKVVNKNLIVVTHNTCINDLVKASNYKKSDNPEYGSLLFAKISNANKMHIFGKLNPGDQPR from the coding sequence GTGATCAATGGAAGTCTATCCAAGGTATTAATTAGCATTGGTTTTGTCAGTGCTGCATTTATTGCTTACGACACATTCGCGAAAAACACGGTAGAAGACTTAGGAGCAAACAACAAATTAGCTCAATCAGGCATTTTTGATGACTGGGAAAGTGGAAGTGTCATTTTATTGATAAGGCACGAAGAGCGCTGCGACCGCTCAAGTAACCCATGCCTAGGCCCAGAAGATGGGATTACACTGTTTGGAAGCCAGAAAGCAAAAGAAACTGGCGCTCTTATAAGATCACATTTTTTATTAGATAATTCTGATATTTTTACCAGCCCAACCACTAGAACAGTTCAAACATCAGAATTTATGCTGGGCAAATCAATCCTTTTACCAGGCCGAGAGACTATTTGCGGAAGCGACATAGTTAAAAAACTACAAAAGCATAAGGTCGTCAACAAAAATCTTATAGTAGTGACTCACAATACATGCATTAATGACTTAGTAAAGGCCAGTAACTACAAAAAATCAGATAATCCTGAGTATGGAAGTTTGCTTTTTGCAAAAATATCAAACGCAAATAAAATGCACATTTTCGGAAAATTAAATCCTGGCGACCAACCTAGATAA
- a CDS encoding TonB family protein, which produces MKYCSVSLALLLCACARAPTPLQLAEQHLWEQQLLTHVQLFKFYPANAQAQRLEGQVNAEFTIDAQGSLVREHIISNSGSELFILAVQASLSAASPMPAPPASVLKEGKVDVRAPFIFCLDQSCAEQAIHGEAIDRQR; this is translated from the coding sequence ATGAAATATTGCTCGGTGTCACTTGCTCTGCTGCTTTGCGCCTGTGCAAGAGCCCCCACTCCTTTGCAACTGGCAGAACAGCACTTATGGGAGCAACAGTTGTTAACACATGTACAACTGTTCAAGTTTTACCCAGCAAACGCTCAGGCGCAGAGGCTAGAGGGTCAGGTTAATGCCGAATTTACCATCGATGCTCAAGGCAGCTTGGTGCGTGAGCACATTATCAGTAACTCAGGCTCTGAACTTTTCATCCTGGCAGTGCAGGCATCTCTTTCGGCTGCATCACCAATGCCCGCGCCACCTGCCTCAGTTCTAAAGGAAGGCAAGGTCGACGTGCGCGCTCCCTTTATATTTTGCCTGGACCAATCATGCGCGGAGCAAGCTATACACGGTGAGGCCATCGATAGGCAGAGATGA
- a CDS encoding oxidative damage protection protein — protein MTRTIMCRKYHEELPALERAPFPGAKGQDIFDHVSAQAWADWQKHQTLLINEKRLNMMNAEDRKYLQGEMDKFFSGEEYAKADGYVPPAE, from the coding sequence ATGACCCGCACCATCATGTGCCGCAAATACCACGAAGAATTGCCCGCCCTGGAGCGCGCCCCGTTTCCGGGTGCCAAGGGTCAGGATATTTTCGATCACGTCTCTGCCCAGGCCTGGGCCGACTGGCAAAAACACCAGACCCTGCTGATCAACGAAAAGCGCCTGAACATGATGAACGCCGAAGACCGCAAATATCTTCAGGGCGAGATGGACAAGTTCTTTTCCGGCGAGGAATACGCCAAGGCCGACGGTTACGTGCCACCTGCTGAATAA
- the mutY gene encoding A/G-specific adenine glycosylase: MRAEQFSTAVLDWYDRHGRHDLPWQQGITPYRVWVSEIMLQQTQVSTVLNYFDRFMASLPTVEALAAAPEDEVLHLWTGLGYYTRARNLQKTAKIVVAQYAGEFPRDVEKLIELPGIGLSTAGAIASLSMGLRAPILDGNVKRVLARFTAQEGYPGEPKVAKQLWATAERFTPQTRVNAYTQAMMDMGATLCTRSKPSCLLCPLEKGCEAHMLGLETRYPIPKPRKTVPQKRTLMPLLANGEGAILLYRRPSTGLWGGLWSLPELDDLSDLEHLANQHSLELGKQQELPSLIHTFSHFQLAIEPWLVQVQESAHHVAEADWLWYNLATPPRLGLAAPVKKLLKRAADVLNAGVSS; this comes from the coding sequence CCTTACCGAGTGTGGGTTTCGGAAATCATGTTGCAGCAGACCCAGGTCAGCACGGTGCTGAATTACTTCGACCGGTTCATGGCCTCCCTGCCAACGGTCGAAGCGCTGGCCGCCGCACCGGAAGACGAAGTGCTGCACCTGTGGACCGGGCTGGGTTACTACACCCGCGCCCGCAACCTGCAAAAGACCGCAAAAATCGTCGTTGCTCAATACGCTGGCGAATTCCCTCGGGATGTCGAGAAGCTCATTGAGCTGCCGGGTATTGGCCTGTCCACCGCAGGCGCGATTGCCAGCCTGAGCATGGGCCTGCGGGCGCCGATCCTTGATGGCAACGTCAAGCGGGTGCTGGCGCGCTTTACCGCCCAGGAAGGCTATCCGGGCGAACCCAAGGTCGCTAAACAGCTGTGGGCCACCGCAGAGCGCTTCACACCACAGACCCGCGTCAACGCCTACACCCAGGCGATGATGGACATGGGCGCCACCCTCTGCACCCGCAGCAAGCCCAGTTGCCTGCTTTGCCCGCTGGAAAAGGGCTGCGAAGCCCACATGCTTGGCCTGGAGACACGTTACCCGATTCCCAAGCCACGCAAGACCGTCCCGCAGAAGCGCACGCTGATGCCGCTGCTGGCCAATGGCGAGGGCGCAATTCTGCTTTACCGTCGCCCTTCTACGGGCTTGTGGGGCGGACTGTGGAGCTTGCCAGAGCTGGATGACCTGAGCGACCTGGAGCATCTGGCCAACCAGCACTCGCTGGAACTGGGCAAACAGCAGGAGCTGCCAAGCCTGATCCACACCTTCAGCCACTTCCAACTGGCTATCGAACCCTGGCTGGTCCAGGTCCAGGAATCCGCCCATCACGTGGCCGAGGCCGACTGGCTCTGGTATAACCTCGCCACCCCGCCGCGCCTGGGCCTTGCCGCCCCGGTGAAAAAACTGCTGAAGCGCGCGGCCGATGTATTGAACGCAGGAGTTTCGTCATGA